The Vigna angularis cultivar LongXiaoDou No.4 chromosome 9, ASM1680809v1, whole genome shotgun sequence DNA window ACATCCCTCCTGAAGGATCGAAAAAGAGAATTTGAAGGAAATCCTGATTTCTCTAATAAAGATGTGGGGGCATCTCAATCACAAATGATTACTGATATAAAATCTGGTCTTGTACCTCCAGTAAACCAAGTGGAATTGCCACTTGAAGTCACCAATCCCTCAAATGCGGGTGCTCATCCACATATGCTGTCTCAGGTTTGTCCTTACGTTCTTTTGGTGTATGGTgatcatttatttttgttgatttatAACTATTTCTTTGAATATTTCTGGGTTGATAGTATGCTGGCCCTCTTCATATGTCCTCGGGTGCATTGATGGAAGATGAAAAGGTAACACCTTTGGGATTGTCCGATCAACTTCCCTCTGCTCAAGGACTGTTACAAGCAACTCCTGCCCCAACACCGTTTTCTCTTGGCCAGGTTTGGAACCAAAATCTTGTTTCCCTTCTTTGCTGGATTATTTATAGATTAATAGCATGTTATTTTTAAGCATCACTGGTTGTTGCTTCTTGTGGTTACAGATGCAACCACAGATACCTAATATTGGGACTCATGTTATTATTAATCAAAAGCTCAGTGGTTTTGGTTTGCAAATGCATTTTCAGAGGTATGGTGATATCTTATGTTGTTCATTTTGTTTGAATCTATGTATGACTTggatactattttttattacagAGCGGTACCCATTGCAATGGATAGAGCTATCAAAGAGATAGTGACTAGTATTGTGCAGCGTAGTGTTTCCATAGCAACACAAACTACAAAGGAGCTTGTTTTAAAGGTTTACATATTTGTGATGCCTTGCTTCTAACTGCTTGATTTTTGAAATCCCATTTGTTGTAATTCTGAATTTAATTGCATTGGATATATATCTAAGATGTTTTGGTTTAGAACGTCAcctttttaattgtttaatatctttttaactgttgattaaatttgtatagaaacatattttgtaaattttttgcTTGAATTTAATGTGTCAATCATTTGCAGGATTATGCCATGGAATCTGATGAGACACGCATATTAAATGCAGCACACTTAATGGTTGCTAGTCTTGCTGGGAGTTTGGCTCATGTTACTTGCAAGGTAATGCCCTTAAATATGATATCTATTCTGATGCTTATAATTTTATGGTTATAtgccttttgttttattttcttctgcCTAATGCATTTCGATTTGTAGGAGCCATTACGGGCATCAATCTCCGGTCAACTGAGGACTTCACTTCAGAACCTAAATATTGCCAATGAAATTTTGGAACAGGCTGTGCAACTTGTAACCAACGATAATCTTGATCTAGGTTGTGCTGTCATTGAACAGGCTGCTACTGATAAGGTTAGCTGCTAAACGTCTGTGGTTGTAGTGATTTGTGGCAATGGGgaaaaaatttcatttgttgCTTCTTTTATTTggtaatataataattaattttagagaaCATACACTATATTGCTAGATATGGATATGTGAACCACCAATTGGTCACCTCTGTTAAATTATCGGGTTTGTAAGATGAGTATTTATCAAAGTGTGACCTTCCTGGTATGTAATTGTTTGATTACTGTGTGAAATGCTTCTTGCGTTATAATTGACTGATGAAACATAAAGGGGATGTAGTAAAAGTACCTGCGTAGGTCACAATTTATATTGGCCTTTTCTTGTTTagttaacaaaagaaaatttcaaggCTGCAGAAGTATGAGGGTGAAGAATAAGCAAAAAGAGTTGGAGTGTAAAATGTACattgtgtaggttttaagttttatatatatatatatatatatatatatatatggtattGCTGTCGGGGCCTATGtagattttttaaatcttttactgaaggaaaaataatatttcatggtataattcatttataatctgataatagattttattattaCCTGTTACTGATTTTACATATTGGTTTAGGTGCAACCTTAGTTTTTatcaatgattttttaaatcagtaaaatattgtttaatactGGTGGCTACAACTGCCCTTTCTCCTCTGACTTTGCATTTACACAGAAATCGAATTTAACTGGTTTGTTGTCTGTGATGCTATCTTATAGGCTATAAGCACTATTGACACAGAGATTGGTCAACAACTCTCTTTGAGAAGGAAGCATAGAGAGGGTATGGGTTCTACATTTTTTGATGCAAATTTGTATCCACAAGGTTCAATGGGTGGTGTTCCAGAGCCTCTTCGCCCCAAGCCTGGCCAGTTGTCACTGTCACAACAGCGTGTCTATGAGGTATGCATTTGGCTTTATTCAATGTGTGCTGGGATTTGTGGAGATTTACACCATGGAGTTTAATTTATGTTCATTTATATTAGGACTTTGTTCGGCTTCCTTGGCAAAACCAGTCTAGCCAGAGCTCACATTCTATGTCTGCTGGTGTCGCTGCTCAATCTGGCAATACTGGTCTTCCTAGCACCAATGGTTCTGTATCTGGTCAGGTTAACCCTGGGTACCCCGTGAGCACAGGATATGAAGGAGTATCTCGACCATTAGAAGATATAACAGAGTCTAATTTGGCTCCACATTTTAGGTCccctctttttattttttatggttgGTTTTCCATCTTTATTATCTATAAATCCAAATTTATTCAGAATCTGCATTTAATGTTTCAGTGCTTCCTCAATTCACATTAGAGCATCTGATAGTGTTTCACAGCATAGTTTGGAGAAAGAGTCTGTTGCTTCATTTCCTTCAGCAGCTTCCACCCCTGAATTGCATGCAGTGGATTCGTCTGATGTGAAAGTgagatttttaaataaaaatcattgttTCTTCTAACATGTCATGATTAGAGTctaaatgtttttgaaatttatggCCAGGAATCCGGAACTTCACAGTCACTAGTTACATCAGGTGCTATGGAGCGCCTTGGAAGTAGTTTCTTAGAGCCTTCTCTCACTACAAGAGACGCCCTAGATAAATACCAAATTGTCGCACAGAAGGTTGTTATTAATCTTTATAGATTATTGTGATATTAGATTCTTTGTGTATCCCATTATAGAAAGGTTAATATAGCCAATATATTTCATTTGCGTATAACTGTAAAAATGAGTGAGAATATTGTTCTGTTTCATGGAGTGTGTTTCATTCATTTCTACCAGGcttttgttatttaatgattATGAAGTTTGACCACTTGTCATATACATCATGCTCTTTTCCTAAGCATGCCAATTAGAGAAGTTTCTTAACATATTCTGTGTGTATGTTGCTGTTGTGATGGAAGACTGGTCCTAGGTAACTAGGTTTTTTAAGTTATTGGTGAATTGATGCAATTTATAGATCATTTTGGCAATGTCTTCAAATCATTTCTTTCATATTCTGTTGTCTTTTTATGATTAAATGCAAATGTAACGGACGGTGGAAATTAAGGTGGCCTGTTTGCTTATGCCCTTGAGGTTTGTCTTGTTAGGTTAACCTTTTAGGATAGTTGATATTGTAAATTTAACTTATGGTTGGTAAGGATATAGCATGTGTTTAGAAAGGAATAGGTTTTGCTGCATGgtatacttttaaaaatgataCCTCTGCATCAATGGAATCTGCTTAtgttattctttcattttttggttttattttcattcatctCTGATAAAGCTACAAATTTTCATACCGTAGTGtggtaaaataatttttgaagcAGGACCATCAATTGAGTCATGGGTTGTtggttaaattaattaattatttgatgcAATATTTGTTTCAGATGTTTATTGACTGTCTTTATGTCATTGGTTTCAGTTGGAAGCTATGGTCAGCACTGATTCCAGGGATGTAGAAATCCAGGTATTTTACTGTGGTTCATATTCAAGTTATACAGTCTGTACTGTTATGCCTAAGATGAATTACTATTactggtgtttttttttttaccttgataattttttttttcacatgtttTAATCTGTCTTAGGGTGTCATCTCTGAGGTTCCTGAGATCATACTTAGATGTGTTAGTCGAGATGAGGCAGCTTTAGCTGTGGCTCAAAAGGTGTGCTTCCCCCTACTGAGAATTTCATGGTTCATGAATTTTACTGAACGTCTAATGCTATGTGGTATCATGAATTGATTACTTCCGTGTCATGTCTGATACCTCCACTTTGGGTTGATGGGATtgacaattttttgtttttaaaacagGTATTCAAGGGTTTATATGATAATGCATCAAACAACATCCATGTCTCTGCTCATCTTGCAATTCTGACTGCCATTCGGGATGTTTGCAAACTTGCTGTGAAGGAGCTTACTAGTTGGGTATGTTTTGTTGAACTCACAAAAGTTGCCATGAGTTGAATGTTCTATACattgttataatttaatttttgacgATTCTTAACTTACATTTTGTAATGTTCTGTATTCTTGATAAAATTGCATATTGTGATAAAATATTGGTGttctctttttttaaatttgacagAGTAGGTAACTTCTGTTGTttgttgataaagaaaaattcaTTTGAAGATGAGAAACAGTAAATGATTGTTACCAACACTCCCTCCTGTCTCCtataaaagaacaaataattaatttatcaagACCAATTAAAGTAGTGAAGCTAGTTAGTTATAATTACTAAtgaagtatatttattttttattccgAAATCCATAGAATTCAATGATTTAAGTGATTATATTAAATGACACCTAATATTCAAACAGTTACACTTgctctttaatttgttttaaactGTCCATTCTGTACTTCTTGTAGGTAATTTACtcagaagaagaaaggaaatataACAAAGAAATTACTATTGGGCTCATTCGTAGTGAATTGCTAAATCTTACCGAGTACAATGTTCATATGGCAAAACTTATTGATGGAGGAAGGAACAGTATGTCCAAAGAAATTGCTTTTTAATTGCTTTACTTTCTTCTGTGCTACTATTATGAAGCTACTTACTGGATGAATGTGCAGAGGCTGCAACGGAATTTTCCATTTCCCTTCTTCAAACCCTCGTTATCGAGGAACCTAAAGTTATTTCAGAACTTCACAATCTTGTTGATGCTTTGGCTAAGGTTTGTATTTGTACACGAATCTCTACATTCGTTACTGTACCCTCTATTcctaacaatattttatttttcagcttGCTACAAAGCCTGGATGCCCTGAGCCATTACCACAGCTTCTTGAAATGATCAAGAATCCTGGTGCTTTATCATCTAGCAATGCTGGAAAGGAGGATAAGGCAAGACAGTCAAGAGACATTAAGGTCACAAGAGCAATGTGGTTCAGCTGCCACTATTGTTCATGCACTTTTTGTCTTCTCTTCTGGTTTATTATCTGTTGTTGCTTTTGGTTTTCCTGAAATCTGGATTTTTCTTTAACCATTTAAAAAACAGGTTCCTGGTCTGCTACCTGCAAACAGGGAAGAGTTCAACAGCGTGGATTCTATTGAACCAGATCCTGCTGGGTTCCGGGAGCAGGTATCACCTTGAAATTGATAGATAAGTTTGGATATTGGTTGCTTGGCTATGGTACTAATTGTGCTAGATACTGACCATAACTGCTCCACAATTTGATTAAGTTATGCTTTTGATGCCTGCTTATTGTAATGTTTTATTGATTAATTCATGTATGTGTTAGCTACACCTTAGAATTGCACTCAaaattatgattgttttttttatgcCTTTGTAAGATCTAGAAGCTTTGGGAATAAAAGGGTGAGCACAATATGAGagttctataatttttttttttacattttggaTAGTCAGCTTAATAAAGTGCCTAtgtataagttatttttatatttgagtggaaaataaaattaacctGTTTTCATATACTATTTTGGAGAGCTAATTCATTAATGAAATAAACTTAGAGACATATCATAAGTTATGTTATATTTCAAGTCCACATAAACTGTAAAGTAAGTCTTTCAAAACACACCCTTGTAAAGTTATGcaaaaataaatggaaaattcAGTGGCTCCTTTTAGGCTTAGGAAATGTCATGTAGAGCCAATTGGAAACCCTTAAATCTGATACTATTGCATTTCataaaagaaaggagaaaatatattttgcaaGATATGGTTATTCTGATTTTGTAAGAGCAAATATTGTGCAGCATGCTGAGTTGCATGTAGTTTCATAAACTGAttagttttttttcctttgtttcttacctttcatttttcctttgtttagTAAAGGGTTATTGGCATAAAATCTTTCCTTAATTATGTATGTGTTGGGCCAGAGACAAACTTTGAACTGCTAATACTGACTTATTTTATGCCCAAATTGTAGGTTTCCATTTTGTTCAAAGAATGGTATAGAATATGTGAGCTTCCTGGTGCCAATGATACAGCTTCTACCCACTTCATCTTGCAATTGCATCAGAATGGGCTGCTGAAGGGTGATGATCTTACAGACCGCTTTTTCCGGCTGTTACTGGTGTGGCTTTTCTTTCATCATGCTGGTTATTCTTTTCTACTGATGACCAGGATTGTCAGTGTAACCTCTTTCCTTGTGCTTTTTTTCCAGGAGCTTGCTGTTGCGCATTGCTTATCCACTGAGATGATTAATTCAGGGTCACTACAATCCCAACAGCTACAGACAATGTCATTTCTTGCAATTGATATTTACGCAAAGCTTGTCTTCTCAATCTTGAAGGTTGTTAACtgtctatctttttcttttctagtttCATTTTTGAGTTTTTAGCATCTAAGCTGTTCTGTTGGTTGTTGGAACAGGGATCAAACAAACCCTTTCTTTTATCCAAGGTGTGTAATAAACGAAAATTTGAACGCAGTCTTTCTATCTCAAGGGCTTtattaaatgtataattttagtCTAATACTTCCCATTGCTTTATGATAGATTCTGGCAGTTGCTGTCAGATTCATTATAAAAGATGCAGAGGAGAAGAAGGCATCTTTTAATCCAAGACCACTTTTCAGATTATTCATCAACTGGCTTCTAGATCTTGGTTCACTTGAGCCTGTTACTGACGGTGCAAATCTCCAGGTGTTTGtcactttcatttattttaacaatttattatttgtttattttttgggTACAAGCGTGGGTTCAAACTTTTAATAACCGTTGACATTGTTGATATATGTGTAAATTTGAAACTGTCAGAATTTTATCAGCAGATGGTTTTATTATTTGCTGTAATCACCCGTCAATTAAactggttttgtttgtgttgatttttaTTGCTTTTGCCAATGCATTTCAACCCTCTTTCCATCAACCAATAAGCTTAGAACATGCATGCGTGTTTGACTAATACCACTTCATGAATTGCAGATTTTGACTGCTTTTGCCAATGCATTTCATGCATTGCAGCCCCTCAAAGTTCCTGCGTTCAGGTTAGTAATGCCCACTTGTGATTCATAGTTTGCTGTATTTTGGTTTAAGGATAATGTTGTAATGGGATGCTATTTTATTGTGATGCACactttttaattgtttgtgttCCGCTCTTATGGAATTGTTGATGTTGCTGAATTCATTTAAGAATTccaaatcactttttttttcgaGAGATTTAAACATTGTTGATTAGGGATCATGTACTTCTAGTTTACTTTGTCAGATATTTGACTCTTTTGCGGTGGAAGTAAAGAGGTTGTATATTTGACTTTCGGGCTATATGTTAAGTAAAATGTTGAACGGGCTCTGAATACatcagaaatttaaaacacATTAACTTTGCTTGTGAATTATGTTAGAATTTGGGTTGATTATATATCAGTCACTTAATGCAATTTCAAAATTGAGGCACATATGACCCAAGAATACATTTTAACTCCAATCTGAGCAGACATTCTTTGACATGCTCCTCATTATTGTTTATGGTATGACTAATTTTACCGATTTTACTATTGGAAGGTGGATCTCTATCTAAATATAATGTGTAGATCTCTATCTATGTAAAATGTGTGTCTTGCATGTCTGTTTTTGGGCAAGACAAATATCCACCTGTAATGAATTTACCATATTGTAATATGTCCTCTATACTGGTTTGAATTTTTCCACGTTCTTCCTGTATCATTCTTCTAGACTTTGGGCAAATGTTTTGTACCTTTGATGAGTGAAATACAAAATGTAATAGTTTTTTTAGAATGATTATGTATGTTAATTGTCCTGATGCTTGTATTTATCATTTTGAGTGAGTATCTTTATTTAAACTCATTTGATTGTAAAGTCAACATTAGCtctttaatcaatatatatttatagattctGTAAAGTCTACAAAGTCTATTTCACACACACAtcgtttgattttgtttttataacttAGTTCCTTTATGGGCATGTTTCTTCAGTTTTGCATGGCTTGAGCTGATAAGTCACAGGAGCTTCATGCCTAAAATGTTGACTGGTAATGGTCAAAAAGGTTGGCCTTATATCCAAAGGTTGCTTGTAGACCTGTTCCAATTTATGGAGCCTTTTCTGAGGCATGCTGAACTTGGAGACCCGGTTTGTGTCTATCTATGCCtgaattattttctttcattggaAATTCTAAGAAATATCTGATttcttttgttataaaaatatattatccgATAATTCTTAGGATTTCTAACAGCTTCCAACTGGGTCTATGTACAATAATGCTTCTTACATctacacttttttttcttttaattttgttgtgatCAGGTCCGTGTCCTCTACAAAGGGACACTAAGGGTGCTCTTAGTGCTACTTCATGACTTCCCCGAGTTTCTATGTGACTATCACTTTACCTTTTGTGATGTTATTCCTCCAAGCTGCATTCAGATGAGGAATATCATTCTAAGTGCATTTCCACGGAGTATGAGGCTGCCTGATCCATCTACTCCTAATTTGAAGGTCTTAGAATCTCTTGTTACCCACACACCCCCAAACGTTTTGTTAAGGTTAAGGAGCATTAAGTTGATGTTACTGCTTGTGCTTTTCTATGCAGATTGATTTACTTCAGGAAATTACCCAATCACCCCGCATTCTTTCAGAGGTTGATGCTGCACTTAAAGCAAAGCAGATGAAGGCAGATGTAGATGAATACCTTAAGGTCCGCCCTTCCCTCTTTGAATTTGCTCTGTTTTAATAGTTGGTTTGCTATGTTATAATTCTGTAGAATTATCATGTTTAATGCATTTGTTGCTCGTCAACATGTGAGTTCTTTTTGGTcaagattttctactttttatttcCTAAACTGATTCACTCCAATCCATTTTTACTTTGCTACATTTTACTCACAAGCTTTCAATCATTTTTTTGGCAGACAAGGCAACAGAGTTCTCCATTTTTGTCTGAACTGAAGGACAAGATGCTTCTCGCACCCAATGAAGCTGCCTCTGCTGGGACTCGATACAATGTGCCGTTAATCAACTCTCTTGTGCTATATGTTGGAATGCAGGTACTTTAATGGGAAAATTTTAAGATTGCCATTTTAAATTGGAGTTTCGAAGTTGCTGAGGTTTTTTTGTTCTATCTAAGCATGCTAGATCGTATTTTTATGATCACAATGCAAAGGtctaaatattgtttttttggTATAACAGGCAATCCATCAGCTTCAGGGTCGGACTCCCCATACACAATCTTCAGCAAATGCTTTCCCCTTGGCCGTATTTTCTGTTGGTGCTGCATTGGATATTTTCCAGACACTCATTGTGGACTTGGACACTGAAGGCCGCTACCTTTTCCTAAATGCCATTGCCAACCAACTGCGTTACCCTAATACCAACACACACTACTTTTCCTTTATCCTTCTTTACTTGTTTGCGGAATCAAACCAGGTACACCTAAACTTGTGCTATGCCTTTTAACTTTAGCTATATCAAACATACTTCCAATTACTAATTAGCTATATATTCATGTTTTGACATAGCAGGAAGTTATCCAAGAACAAATCACCAGAGTCTTGTTGGAACGCCTAATTGTTAACCGTCCTCATCCCTGGGGCCTCCTCATTACCTTTATTGAACTCATCAAGGTTTTTTCTTCGTATTTTTGTACATATTGCAGTTTATTAATCAAATTACTTCTCTTATctctttgtaattttttcttgtCATTTGGCAGAATCCTAGGTATAACTTCTGGAACCGGAGTTTCATCAGATGTGCGCCGGAGATTGAAAAACTTTTTGAATCTGTTTCAAGGTCTTGTGGAGGTCCAAAACCAGTGGATGATAACATGGTGTCCGGTTGGGTCTGAATGTCTTTGCTAGTTTGTGTAGGTTAGAGAGTAGTTAACCCTAACCATGTTAGTTAGGATCATTTCCTCAGTTGTAATCTAACACTCTGTTTCTACATTGTATATCTTGTATTAGTGAAAATTCTTTCTCATGGCTTTTAATTGTTTCTCCTGGAATATGCATCTGGTTTCTtctatacaaaaatttacacttataataattttcaagagtttaaaacttttaataaaaatatatatttttaaactttatcgtta harbors:
- the LOC108347373 gene encoding uncharacterized protein LOC108347373 isoform X4, with translation MMTLPHSLPSMSNFSSNQIRFLLTTLNEVNFDSVFHQLCQFTEFGTTGCILLLQTCLDHYGYARRDTKDLQHEPILGAVIKYLLDKPNFSTVFSESMKNMEINESFLENFCNGLQLSLLEKIIISLALSDSENSDFRLCGKTFCMAQIEELCANPGSLSFHEQIHGIIMFLKQSEGLSKHVDSFMQILSLVEFKATPPFVLTPLLPDEMHEADFLRNMELFHDSGENDFDAILADIQKEMNMGDIVKELGYGCTVDVSQCKEIFSLFLPLTEHTLSKLLGAIACTHTGLEDNQNTYVNFRAAHGYNVSELPPLNSWNIDVLIDTVKHLAPHTNWVSVIENLDHEGFFLPSEEAFSFLMSVYKLACKEPFPLHAVCGSVWKNTEGQLSFLKYAVSAPPEMFTFAHSGRQLAYVDAINGHKLQNGHPNHSWLCLDLLDALCQLAEKGHASVVRSILDYPLKHCPEVLLLGIAHINTAYNLLQQEVSPIVFPLIVKSAVGSGMILHLWHVNPNLVFRGIIDSQNNDADSIIRIVDICQELKILSSVVEIIPSHYSIRLAAVASRKELLDLEKWLSSNLITYKETFFEECLKFIKDAHFGGSQNLSGKSFHPSSGVLSLYAETTATVLKVLKSHNDLVATRQLSEELERLHISIIDSNPRLQNGGAGDSSTSDGYADDIEAEANSYFHQMFSDQLTINAMVQMLARFKESTVKREKSIFECMIANLFEEYRFFPKYPERQLKIAAVLFGSVIKHQLVTHLSLGIALRYVLDALRKPADSKMFLFGSLALEQFVDRLIEWPQYCNHILQISHLRSTHSEIVAFIEQALARISSGHSDGDGQSHASVITNHHSAQATLGHVEQLGGSTVIQPGQQHLSLQLQQRRENPLDDRHKASVGSSTDVKPPLSSLGQSSVLPTDASNTNKLHSSVSTSSMLSSSSPGFVRPSRGPTSTRFGSALNIETLVAAAEKREIPIEAPGSEVQDKILFIINNVSATNIEAKAKEFTEILKEQYYPWFAQYMVMKRASIEPNFHDLYLKFLDKVNSKALNKEIVQATYENCKVLLGSELIKSSSEERSLLKNLGSWLGKLTIGRNQVLRAREIDPKSLIMEAYEKGLMIAVIPFTSKVLEPCQSSLAYQPPNPWTMGILGLLVEIYSMPNLKMNLKFDIEVLFKNLGVDMKDVTPTSLLKDRKREFEGNPDFSNKDVGASQSQMITDIKSGLVPPVNQVELPLEVTNPSNAGAHPHMLSQYAGPLHMSSGALMEDEKVTPLGLSDQLPSAQGLLQATPAPTPFSLGQMQPQIPNIGTHVIINQKLSGFGLQMHFQRAVPIAMDRAIKEIVTSIVQRSVSIATQTTKELVLKDYAMESDETRILNAAHLMVASLAGSLAHVTCKEPLRASISGQLRTSLQNLNIANEILEQAVQLVTNDNLDLGCAVIEQAATDKAISTIDTEIGQQLSLRRKHREGMGSTFFDANLYPQGSMGGVPEPLRPKPGQLSLSQQRVYEDFVRLPWQNQSSQSSHSMSAGVAAQSGNTGLPSTNGSVSGQVNPGYPVSTGYEGVSRPLEDITESNLAPHFSASSIHIRASDSVSQHSLEKESVASFPSAASTPELHAVDSSDVKESGTSQSLVTSGAMERLGSSFLEPSLTTRDALDKYQIVAQKLEAMVSTDSRDVEIQGVISEVPEIILRCVSRDEAALAVAQKVFKGLYDNASNNIHVSAHLAILTAIRDVCKLAVKELTSWVIYSEEERKYNKEITIGLIRSELLNLTEYNVHMAKLIDGGRNKAATEFSISLLQTLVIEEPKVISELHNLVDALAKLATKPGCPEPLPQLLEMIKNPGALSSSNAGKEDKVPGLLPANREEFNSVDSIEPDPAGFREQVSILFKEWYRICELPGANDTASTHFILQLHQNGLLKGDDLTDRFFRLLLELAVAHCLSTEMINSGSLQSQQLQTMSFLAIDIYAKLVFSILKGSNKPFLLSKILAVAVRFIIKDAEEKKASFNPRPLFRLFINWLLDLGSLEPVTDGANLQILTAFANAFHALQPLKVPAFSFAWLELISHRSFMPKMLTGNGQKGWPYIQRLLVDLFQFMEPFLRHAELGDPVRVLYKGTLRVLLVLLHDFPEFLCDYHFTFCDVIPPSCIQMRNIILSAFPRSMRLPDPSTPNLKIDLLQEITQSPRILSEVDAALKAKQMKADVDEYLKTRQQSSPFLSELKDKMLLAPNEAASAGTRYNVPLINSLVLYVGMQAIHQLQGRTPHTQSSANAFPLAVFSVGAALDIFQTLIVDLDTEGRYLFLNAIANQLRYPNTNTHYFSFILLYLFAESNQQEVIQEQITRVLLERLIVNRPHPWGLLITFIELIKNPRYNFWNRSFIRCAPEIEKLFESVSRSCGGPKPVDDNMVSGWV
- the LOC108347373 gene encoding uncharacterized protein LOC108347373 isoform X3, with product MMTLPHSLPSMSNFSSNQIRFLLTTLNEVNFDSVFHQLCQFTEFGTTGCILLLQTCLDHYGYARRDTKDLQHEPILGAVIKYLLDKPNFSTVFSESMKNMEINESFLENFCNGLQLSLLEKIIISLALSDSENSDFRLCGKTFCMAQIEELCANPGSLSFHEQIHGIIMFLKQSEGLSKHVDSFMQILSLVEFKATPPFVLTPLLPDEMHEADFLRNMELFHDSGENDFDAILADIQKEMNMGDIVKELGYGCTVDVSQCKEIFSLFLPLTEHTLSKLLGAIACTHTGLEDNQNTYVNFRAAHGYNVSELPPLNSWNIDVLIDTVKHLAPHTNWVSVIENLDHEGFFLPSEEAFSFLMSVYKLACKEPFPLHAVCGSVWKNTEGQLSFLKYAVSAPPEMFTFAHSGRQLAYVDAINGHKLQNGHPNHSWLCLDLLDALCQLAEKGHASVVRSILDYPLKHCPEVLLLGIAHINTAYNLLQQEVSPIVFPLIVKSAVGSGMILHLWHVNPNLVFRGIIDSQNNDADSIIRIVDICQELKILSSVVEIIPSHYSIRLAAVASRKELLDLEKWLSSNLITYKETFFEECLKFIKDAHFGGSQNLSGKSFHPSSGVLSLYAETTATVLKVLKSHNDLVATRQLSEELERLHISIIDSNPRLQNGGAGDSSTSDGYADDIEAEANSYFHQMFSDQLTINAMVQMLARFKESTVKREKSIFECMIANLFEEYRFFPKYPERQLKIAAVLFGSVIKHQLVTHLSLGIALRYVLDALRKPADSKMFLFGSLALEQFVDRLIEWPQYCNHILQISHLRSTHSEIVAFIEQALARISSGHSDGDGQSHASVITNHHSAQATLGHVELGGSTVIQPGQQHLSLQLQQRRENPLDDRHKASVGSSTDVKPPLSSLGQSSVLPTDASNTNKLHSSVSTSSMLSSSSPGFVRPSRGPTSTRFGSALNIETLVAAAEKREIPIEAPGSEVQDKILFIINNVSATNIEAKAKEFTEILKEQYYPWFAQYMVMKRASIEPNFHDLYLKFLDKVNSKALNKEIVQATYENCKVLLGSELIKSSSEERSLLKNLGSWLGKLTIGRNQVLRAREIDPKSLIMEAYEKGLMIAVIPFTSKVLEPCQSSLAYQPPNPWTMGILGLLVEIYSMPNLKMNLKFDIEVLFKNLGVDMKDVTPTSLLKDRKREFEGNPDFSNKDVGASQSQMITDIKSGLVPPVNQVELPLEVTNPSNAGAHPHMLSQYAGPLHMSSGALMEDEKVTPLGLSDQLPSAQGLLQATPAPTPFSLGQMQPQIPNIGTHVIINQKLSGFGLQMHFQRAVPIAMDRAIKEIVTSIVQRSVSIATQTTKELVLKDYAMESDETRILNAAHLMVASLAGSLAHVTCKEPLRASISGQLRTSLQNLNIANEILEQAVQLVTNDNLDLGCAVIEQAATDKAISTIDTEIGQQLSLRRKHREGMGSTFFDANLYPQGSMGGVPEPLRPKPGQLSLSQQRVYEDFVRLPWQNQSSQSSHSMSAGVAAQSGNTGLPSTNGSVSGQVNPGYPVSTGYEGVSRPLEDITESNLAPHFSASSIHIRASDSVSQHSLEKESVASFPSAASTPELHAVDSSDVKESGTSQSLVTSGAMERLGSSFLEPSLTTRDALDKYQIVAQKLEAMVSTDSRDVEIQGVISEVPEIILRCVSRDEAALAVAQKVFKGLYDNASNNIHVSAHLAILTAIRDVCKLAVKELTSWVIYSEEERKYNKEITIGLIRSELLNLTEYNVHMAKLIDGGRNKAATEFSISLLQTLVIEEPKVISELHNLVDALAKLATKPGCPEPLPQLLEMIKNPGALSSSNAGKEDKARQSRDIKVPGLLPANREEFNSVDSIEPDPAGFREQVSILFKEWYRICELPGANDTASTHFILQLHQNGLLKGDDLTDRFFRLLLELAVAHCLSTEMINSGSLQSQQLQTMSFLAIDIYAKLVFSILKGSNKPFLLSKILAVAVRFIIKDAEEKKASFNPRPLFRLFINWLLDLGSLEPVTDGANLQILTAFANAFHALQPLKVPAFSFAWLELISHRSFMPKMLTGNGQKGWPYIQRLLVDLFQFMEPFLRHAELGDPVRVLYKGTLRVLLVLLHDFPEFLCDYHFTFCDVIPPSCIQMRNIILSAFPRSMRLPDPSTPNLKIDLLQEITQSPRILSEVDAALKAKQMKADVDEYLKTRQQSSPFLSELKDKMLLAPNEAASAGTRYNVPLINSLVLYVGMQAIHQLQGRTPHTQSSANAFPLAVFSVGAALDIFQTLIVDLDTEGRYLFLNAIANQLRYPNTNTHYFSFILLYLFAESNQQEVIQEQITRVLLERLIVNRPHPWGLLITFIELIKNPRYNFWNRSFIRCAPEIEKLFESVSRSCGGPKPVDDNMVSGWV